The Symphalangus syndactylus isolate Jambi chromosome 8, NHGRI_mSymSyn1-v2.1_pri, whole genome shotgun sequence genome includes a window with the following:
- the BEGAIN gene encoding brain-enriched guanylate kinase-associated protein isoform X8 codes for MGSHQSSQASAADMEKLSALQEQKGELRKRLSYTTHKLEKLETEFDSTRHYLEIELRRAQEELEKVTEKLRRIQSNYMALQRINQELEDKLYRMGQHYEEEKRALSHEIVALNSHLLEAKVTIDKLSEDNELYRKDCNLAAQLLQCSQTYGRVHKVSELPSDFQERVSLHMEKHGCSLPSPLCHPTYADSVPTCVIAKVLEKPDPASLSSRLSDASARDLAFCDGVEKPGPRPPYKGDIYCSDTALYCPEERRRDRRPSVDAPVTDVGFLRAQNSTDSAAEEEEEAEAAAFPAGFQHEAFPSYAGSLPTSSSYSSFSATSEEKEHAQASTLTASQQAIYLNSRDELFDRKPPAATYEGSPRFAKATAAVAAPLEAEVAPGFGRTMSPYPAETFRFPASPGPQQALMPPNLWSLRAKPGTARLPGEDMRGQWRPLSVEDIGAYSYPVSAAGRASPCSFSERYYGGAGGSPGKKADGRASPLYASYKADSFSEGDDLSQGHLAEPCFLRAGGDLSLSPGRSADPLPGYAPSEGGDGDRLGVQLCGAASSPEPEQGSRDSLEPSSMEASPEMHPAARLSPQQAFPRTGGSGLSRKDSLTKAQLYGTLLN; via the exons CGCGCTGCAGGAGCAGAAGGGCGAGCTGCGCAAGCGGCTGTCCTACACCACACACAAGCTCGAGAAGCTCGAGACCGAGTTCGACTCCACGCGCCACTACCTGGAGATCGAGCTGCGGCGCGCGCAGGAGGAGCTGGAGAAGGTCACGGAGAAGCTGCGCAG GATTCAGAGCAACTACATGGCACTGCAGAGGATCAACCAGGAGCTGGAGGACAAGCTGTACCGCATG GGCCAGCACTATGAGGAGGAGAAGCGTGCGCTGAGCCACGAGATTGTTGCCCTCAACAGCCACCTGCTAGAAGCCAAGGTGACCATCGACAAGCTGTCAGAGGACAAC GAGCTCTATAGGAAGGACTGCAATCTAGCGGCCCAGCTGCTGCAGTGCAGCCAGACCTACGGCAGGGTCCACAAGGTGTCTGAG CTGCCCTCGGACTTCCAGGAGCGCGTGAGCCTGCACATGGAGAAGCACGGCTGCAGCCTGCCATCCCCGCTCTGCCACCCGACTTACGCCGACAGCGTCCCCACCTGCGTCATTGCCAAGGTGCTGGAGAAGCCAGACCCCGCCAGCCTGTCCTCTCGCCTGTCCGATGCCTCGGCCCGCGACCTGGCCTTCTGCGACGGGGTGGAGAAACCAGGCCCGCGGCCCCCCTACAAGGGAGACATCTACTGCAGTGACACAGCCCTCTACTGCCCAGAGGAGCGGCGGCGAGACCGGCGACCTAGCGTGGACGCGCCCGTGACCGACGTGGGCTTCCTGCGGGCCCAGAACTCCACTGACAGcgcggcggaggaggaggaggaggccgaggcggcggccTTCCCGGCGGGCTTCCAGCACGAGGCCTTCCCCAGCTACGCGGGCTCACTGCCCACGTCCAGCTCCTACTCCAGCTTCAGCGCCACGTCGGAGGAGAAGGAGCACGCGCAGGCCAGCACGCTGACCGCGTCGCAGCAGGCGATCTACCTGAACAGCCGCGACGAGCTCTTCGACCGCAAGCCACCTGCCGCCACCTACGAGGGCAGCCCTCGCTTTGCCAAGGCCACTGCCGCGGTGGCGGCCCCGCTGGAGGCCGAAGTGGCCCCAGGCTTCGGGCGGACCATGTCACCGTACCCGGCCGAGACCTTCCGCTTCCCGGCCTCTCCGGGTCCCCAGCAGGCCCTGATGCCCCCAAACCTGTGGAGCCTGCGGGCCAAGCCGGGGACCGCCCGGCTCCCCGGGGAGGACATGAGGGGCCAGTGGCGTCCCCTGAGCGTGGAGGACATCGGCGCCTACTCCTACCCCGTGAGCGCTGCCGGCCGCGCCTCCCCCTGCAGCTTCTCTGAACGCTACTACGGCGGGGCCGGGGGCAGCCCGGGCAAGAAGGCCGACGGCCGCGCCAGCCCGCTCTACGCCAGCTACAAGGCCGACAGCTTCTCCGAGGGGGACGACCTCTCCCAGGGCCACCTGGCAGAGCCCTGCTTCCTGCGGGCGGGCGGCGACCTGAGCCTCAGCCCCGGCCGCTCGGCTGACCCACTGCCCGGTTACGCACCCAGCGAGGGGGGGGACGGGGACAGGCTCGGGGTGCAGCTGTGTGGGGCCGCCAGCAGCCCTGAGCCCGAGCAGGGTTCCAGGGACTCCTTGGAGCCAAGCTCCATGGAGGCCTCCCCGGAAATGCATCCtgccgcccgcctcagcccccagcAGGCCTTTCCGCGGACTGGTGGCTCGGGGCTGAGCCGCAAGGACAGCCTCACCAAGGCCCAGCTCTACGGAACCTTGCTCAACTGA
- the BEGAIN gene encoding brain-enriched guanylate kinase-associated protein isoform X11, protein MGSHQSSQASAADMEKLSALQEQKGELRKRLSYTTHKLEKLETEFDSTRHYLEIELRRAQEELEKVTEKLRRIQSNYMALQRINQELEDKLYRMGQHYEEEKRALSHEIVALNSHLLEAKVTIDKLSEDNELYRKDCNLAAQLLQCSQTYGRVHKVSEERVSLHMEKHGCSLPSPLCHPTYADSVPTCVIAKVLEKPDPASLSSRLSDASARDLAFCDGVEKPGPRPPYKGDIYCSDTALYCPEERRRDRRPSVDAPVTDVGFLRAQNSTDSAAEEEEEAEAAAFPAGFQHEAFPSYAGSLPTSSSYSSFSATSEEKEHAQASTLTASQQAIYLNSRDELFDRKPPAATYEGSPRFAKATAAVAAPLEAEVAPGFGRTMSPYPAETFRFPASPGPQQALMPPNLWSLRAKPGTARLPGEDMRGQWRPLSVEDIGAYSYPVSAAGRASPCSFSERYYGGAGGSPGKKADGRASPLYASYKADSFSEGDDLSQGHLAEPCFLRAGGDLSLSPGRSADPLPGYAPSEGGDGDRLGVQLCGAASSPEPEQGSRDSLEPSSMEASPEMHPAARLSPQQAFPRTGGSGLSRKDSLTKAQLYGTLLN, encoded by the exons CGCGCTGCAGGAGCAGAAGGGCGAGCTGCGCAAGCGGCTGTCCTACACCACACACAAGCTCGAGAAGCTCGAGACCGAGTTCGACTCCACGCGCCACTACCTGGAGATCGAGCTGCGGCGCGCGCAGGAGGAGCTGGAGAAGGTCACGGAGAAGCTGCGCAG GATTCAGAGCAACTACATGGCACTGCAGAGGATCAACCAGGAGCTGGAGGACAAGCTGTACCGCATG GGCCAGCACTATGAGGAGGAGAAGCGTGCGCTGAGCCACGAGATTGTTGCCCTCAACAGCCACCTGCTAGAAGCCAAGGTGACCATCGACAAGCTGTCAGAGGACAAC GAGCTCTATAGGAAGGACTGCAATCTAGCGGCCCAGCTGCTGCAGTGCAGCCAGACCTACGGCAGGGTCCACAAGGTGTCTGAG GAGCGCGTGAGCCTGCACATGGAGAAGCACGGCTGCAGCCTGCCATCCCCGCTCTGCCACCCGACTTACGCCGACAGCGTCCCCACCTGCGTCATTGCCAAGGTGCTGGAGAAGCCAGACCCCGCCAGCCTGTCCTCTCGCCTGTCCGATGCCTCGGCCCGCGACCTGGCCTTCTGCGACGGGGTGGAGAAACCAGGCCCGCGGCCCCCCTACAAGGGAGACATCTACTGCAGTGACACAGCCCTCTACTGCCCAGAGGAGCGGCGGCGAGACCGGCGACCTAGCGTGGACGCGCCCGTGACCGACGTGGGCTTCCTGCGGGCCCAGAACTCCACTGACAGcgcggcggaggaggaggaggaggccgaggcggcggccTTCCCGGCGGGCTTCCAGCACGAGGCCTTCCCCAGCTACGCGGGCTCACTGCCCACGTCCAGCTCCTACTCCAGCTTCAGCGCCACGTCGGAGGAGAAGGAGCACGCGCAGGCCAGCACGCTGACCGCGTCGCAGCAGGCGATCTACCTGAACAGCCGCGACGAGCTCTTCGACCGCAAGCCACCTGCCGCCACCTACGAGGGCAGCCCTCGCTTTGCCAAGGCCACTGCCGCGGTGGCGGCCCCGCTGGAGGCCGAAGTGGCCCCAGGCTTCGGGCGGACCATGTCACCGTACCCGGCCGAGACCTTCCGCTTCCCGGCCTCTCCGGGTCCCCAGCAGGCCCTGATGCCCCCAAACCTGTGGAGCCTGCGGGCCAAGCCGGGGACCGCCCGGCTCCCCGGGGAGGACATGAGGGGCCAGTGGCGTCCCCTGAGCGTGGAGGACATCGGCGCCTACTCCTACCCCGTGAGCGCTGCCGGCCGCGCCTCCCCCTGCAGCTTCTCTGAACGCTACTACGGCGGGGCCGGGGGCAGCCCGGGCAAGAAGGCCGACGGCCGCGCCAGCCCGCTCTACGCCAGCTACAAGGCCGACAGCTTCTCCGAGGGGGACGACCTCTCCCAGGGCCACCTGGCAGAGCCCTGCTTCCTGCGGGCGGGCGGCGACCTGAGCCTCAGCCCCGGCCGCTCGGCTGACCCACTGCCCGGTTACGCACCCAGCGAGGGGGGGGACGGGGACAGGCTCGGGGTGCAGCTGTGTGGGGCCGCCAGCAGCCCTGAGCCCGAGCAGGGTTCCAGGGACTCCTTGGAGCCAAGCTCCATGGAGGCCTCCCCGGAAATGCATCCtgccgcccgcctcagcccccagcAGGCCTTTCCGCGGACTGGTGGCTCGGGGCTGAGCCGCAAGGACAGCCTCACCAAGGCCCAGCTCTACGGAACCTTGCTCAACTGA
- the BEGAIN gene encoding brain-enriched guanylate kinase-associated protein isoform X12: MEKLSALQEQKGELRKRLSYTTHKLEKLETEFDSTRHYLEIELRRAQEELEKVTEKLRRIQSNYMALQRINQELEDKLYRMGQHYEEEKRALSHEIVALNSHLLEAKVTIDKLSEDNELYRKDCNLAAQLLQCSQTYGRVHKVSELPSDFQERVSLHMEKHGCSLPSPLCHPTYADSVPTCVIAKVLEKPDPASLSSRLSDASARDLAFCDGVEKPGPRPPYKGDIYCSDTALYCPEERRRDRRPSVDAPVTDVGFLRAQNSTDSAAEEEEEAEAAAFPAGFQHEAFPSYAGSLPTSSSYSSFSATSEEKEHAQASTLTASQQAIYLNSRDELFDRKPPAATYEGSPRFAKATAAVAAPLEAEVAPGFGRTMSPYPAETFRFPASPGPQQALMPPNLWSLRAKPGTARLPGEDMRGQWRPLSVEDIGAYSYPVSAAGRASPCSFSERYYGGAGGSPGKKADGRASPLYASYKADSFSEGDDLSQGHLAEPCFLRAGGDLSLSPGRSADPLPGYAPSEGGDGDRLGVQLCGAASSPEPEQGSRDSLEPSSMEASPEMHPAARLSPQQAFPRTGGSGLSRKDSLTKAQLYGTLLN; this comes from the exons CGCGCTGCAGGAGCAGAAGGGCGAGCTGCGCAAGCGGCTGTCCTACACCACACACAAGCTCGAGAAGCTCGAGACCGAGTTCGACTCCACGCGCCACTACCTGGAGATCGAGCTGCGGCGCGCGCAGGAGGAGCTGGAGAAGGTCACGGAGAAGCTGCGCAG GATTCAGAGCAACTACATGGCACTGCAGAGGATCAACCAGGAGCTGGAGGACAAGCTGTACCGCATG GGCCAGCACTATGAGGAGGAGAAGCGTGCGCTGAGCCACGAGATTGTTGCCCTCAACAGCCACCTGCTAGAAGCCAAGGTGACCATCGACAAGCTGTCAGAGGACAAC GAGCTCTATAGGAAGGACTGCAATCTAGCGGCCCAGCTGCTGCAGTGCAGCCAGACCTACGGCAGGGTCCACAAGGTGTCTGAG CTGCCCTCGGACTTCCAGGAGCGCGTGAGCCTGCACATGGAGAAGCACGGCTGCAGCCTGCCATCCCCGCTCTGCCACCCGACTTACGCCGACAGCGTCCCCACCTGCGTCATTGCCAAGGTGCTGGAGAAGCCAGACCCCGCCAGCCTGTCCTCTCGCCTGTCCGATGCCTCGGCCCGCGACCTGGCCTTCTGCGACGGGGTGGAGAAACCAGGCCCGCGGCCCCCCTACAAGGGAGACATCTACTGCAGTGACACAGCCCTCTACTGCCCAGAGGAGCGGCGGCGAGACCGGCGACCTAGCGTGGACGCGCCCGTGACCGACGTGGGCTTCCTGCGGGCCCAGAACTCCACTGACAGcgcggcggaggaggaggaggaggccgaggcggcggccTTCCCGGCGGGCTTCCAGCACGAGGCCTTCCCCAGCTACGCGGGCTCACTGCCCACGTCCAGCTCCTACTCCAGCTTCAGCGCCACGTCGGAGGAGAAGGAGCACGCGCAGGCCAGCACGCTGACCGCGTCGCAGCAGGCGATCTACCTGAACAGCCGCGACGAGCTCTTCGACCGCAAGCCACCTGCCGCCACCTACGAGGGCAGCCCTCGCTTTGCCAAGGCCACTGCCGCGGTGGCGGCCCCGCTGGAGGCCGAAGTGGCCCCAGGCTTCGGGCGGACCATGTCACCGTACCCGGCCGAGACCTTCCGCTTCCCGGCCTCTCCGGGTCCCCAGCAGGCCCTGATGCCCCCAAACCTGTGGAGCCTGCGGGCCAAGCCGGGGACCGCCCGGCTCCCCGGGGAGGACATGAGGGGCCAGTGGCGTCCCCTGAGCGTGGAGGACATCGGCGCCTACTCCTACCCCGTGAGCGCTGCCGGCCGCGCCTCCCCCTGCAGCTTCTCTGAACGCTACTACGGCGGGGCCGGGGGCAGCCCGGGCAAGAAGGCCGACGGCCGCGCCAGCCCGCTCTACGCCAGCTACAAGGCCGACAGCTTCTCCGAGGGGGACGACCTCTCCCAGGGCCACCTGGCAGAGCCCTGCTTCCTGCGGGCGGGCGGCGACCTGAGCCTCAGCCCCGGCCGCTCGGCTGACCCACTGCCCGGTTACGCACCCAGCGAGGGGGGGGACGGGGACAGGCTCGGGGTGCAGCTGTGTGGGGCCGCCAGCAGCCCTGAGCCCGAGCAGGGTTCCAGGGACTCCTTGGAGCCAAGCTCCATGGAGGCCTCCCCGGAAATGCATCCtgccgcccgcctcagcccccagcAGGCCTTTCCGCGGACTGGTGGCTCGGGGCTGAGCCGCAAGGACAGCCTCACCAAGGCCCAGCTCTACGGAACCTTGCTCAACTGA
- the BEGAIN gene encoding brain-enriched guanylate kinase-associated protein isoform X9, translating into MPSPSDCASAADMEKLSALQEQKGELRKRLSYTTHKLEKLETEFDSTRHYLEIELRRAQEELEKVTEKLRRIQSNYMALQRINQELEDKLYRMGQHYEEEKRALSHEIVALNSHLLEAKVTIDKLSEDNELYRKDCNLAAQLLQCSQTYGRVHKVSELPSDFQERVSLHMEKHGCSLPSPLCHPTYADSVPTCVIAKVLEKPDPASLSSRLSDASARDLAFCDGVEKPGPRPPYKGDIYCSDTALYCPEERRRDRRPSVDAPVTDVGFLRAQNSTDSAAEEEEEAEAAAFPAGFQHEAFPSYAGSLPTSSSYSSFSATSEEKEHAQASTLTASQQAIYLNSRDELFDRKPPAATYEGSPRFAKATAAVAAPLEAEVAPGFGRTMSPYPAETFRFPASPGPQQALMPPNLWSLRAKPGTARLPGEDMRGQWRPLSVEDIGAYSYPVSAAGRASPCSFSERYYGGAGGSPGKKADGRASPLYASYKADSFSEGDDLSQGHLAEPCFLRAGGDLSLSPGRSADPLPGYAPSEGGDGDRLGVQLCGAASSPEPEQGSRDSLEPSSMEASPEMHPAARLSPQQAFPRTGGSGLSRKDSLTKAQLYGTLLN; encoded by the exons CGCGCTGCAGGAGCAGAAGGGCGAGCTGCGCAAGCGGCTGTCCTACACCACACACAAGCTCGAGAAGCTCGAGACCGAGTTCGACTCCACGCGCCACTACCTGGAGATCGAGCTGCGGCGCGCGCAGGAGGAGCTGGAGAAGGTCACGGAGAAGCTGCGCAG GATTCAGAGCAACTACATGGCACTGCAGAGGATCAACCAGGAGCTGGAGGACAAGCTGTACCGCATG GGCCAGCACTATGAGGAGGAGAAGCGTGCGCTGAGCCACGAGATTGTTGCCCTCAACAGCCACCTGCTAGAAGCCAAGGTGACCATCGACAAGCTGTCAGAGGACAAC GAGCTCTATAGGAAGGACTGCAATCTAGCGGCCCAGCTGCTGCAGTGCAGCCAGACCTACGGCAGGGTCCACAAGGTGTCTGAG CTGCCCTCGGACTTCCAGGAGCGCGTGAGCCTGCACATGGAGAAGCACGGCTGCAGCCTGCCATCCCCGCTCTGCCACCCGACTTACGCCGACAGCGTCCCCACCTGCGTCATTGCCAAGGTGCTGGAGAAGCCAGACCCCGCCAGCCTGTCCTCTCGCCTGTCCGATGCCTCGGCCCGCGACCTGGCCTTCTGCGACGGGGTGGAGAAACCAGGCCCGCGGCCCCCCTACAAGGGAGACATCTACTGCAGTGACACAGCCCTCTACTGCCCAGAGGAGCGGCGGCGAGACCGGCGACCTAGCGTGGACGCGCCCGTGACCGACGTGGGCTTCCTGCGGGCCCAGAACTCCACTGACAGcgcggcggaggaggaggaggaggccgaggcggcggccTTCCCGGCGGGCTTCCAGCACGAGGCCTTCCCCAGCTACGCGGGCTCACTGCCCACGTCCAGCTCCTACTCCAGCTTCAGCGCCACGTCGGAGGAGAAGGAGCACGCGCAGGCCAGCACGCTGACCGCGTCGCAGCAGGCGATCTACCTGAACAGCCGCGACGAGCTCTTCGACCGCAAGCCACCTGCCGCCACCTACGAGGGCAGCCCTCGCTTTGCCAAGGCCACTGCCGCGGTGGCGGCCCCGCTGGAGGCCGAAGTGGCCCCAGGCTTCGGGCGGACCATGTCACCGTACCCGGCCGAGACCTTCCGCTTCCCGGCCTCTCCGGGTCCCCAGCAGGCCCTGATGCCCCCAAACCTGTGGAGCCTGCGGGCCAAGCCGGGGACCGCCCGGCTCCCCGGGGAGGACATGAGGGGCCAGTGGCGTCCCCTGAGCGTGGAGGACATCGGCGCCTACTCCTACCCCGTGAGCGCTGCCGGCCGCGCCTCCCCCTGCAGCTTCTCTGAACGCTACTACGGCGGGGCCGGGGGCAGCCCGGGCAAGAAGGCCGACGGCCGCGCCAGCCCGCTCTACGCCAGCTACAAGGCCGACAGCTTCTCCGAGGGGGACGACCTCTCCCAGGGCCACCTGGCAGAGCCCTGCTTCCTGCGGGCGGGCGGCGACCTGAGCCTCAGCCCCGGCCGCTCGGCTGACCCACTGCCCGGTTACGCACCCAGCGAGGGGGGGGACGGGGACAGGCTCGGGGTGCAGCTGTGTGGGGCCGCCAGCAGCCCTGAGCCCGAGCAGGGTTCCAGGGACTCCTTGGAGCCAAGCTCCATGGAGGCCTCCCCGGAAATGCATCCtgccgcccgcctcagcccccagcAGGCCTTTCCGCGGACTGGTGGCTCGGGGCTGAGCCGCAAGGACAGCCTCACCAAGGCCCAGCTCTACGGAACCTTGCTCAACTGA
- the BEGAIN gene encoding brain-enriched guanylate kinase-associated protein isoform X6, translating into MESPPCAPSSTQEVRSRPGRSLSPSLARAHKASAADMEKLSALQEQKGELRKRLSYTTHKLEKLETEFDSTRHYLEIELRRAQEELEKVTEKLRRIQSNYMALQRINQELEDKLYRMGQHYEEEKRALSHEIVALNSHLLEAKVTIDKLSEDNELYRKDCNLAAQLLQCSQTYGRVHKVSELPSDFQERVSLHMEKHGCSLPSPLCHPTYADSVPTCVIAKVLEKPDPASLSSRLSDASARDLAFCDGVEKPGPRPPYKGDIYCSDTALYCPEERRRDRRPSVDAPVTDVGFLRAQNSTDSAAEEEEEAEAAAFPAGFQHEAFPSYAGSLPTSSSYSSFSATSEEKEHAQASTLTASQQAIYLNSRDELFDRKPPAATYEGSPRFAKATAAVAAPLEAEVAPGFGRTMSPYPAETFRFPASPGPQQALMPPNLWSLRAKPGTARLPGEDMRGQWRPLSVEDIGAYSYPVSAAGRASPCSFSERYYGGAGGSPGKKADGRASPLYASYKADSFSEGDDLSQGHLAEPCFLRAGGDLSLSPGRSADPLPGYAPSEGGDGDRLGVQLCGAASSPEPEQGSRDSLEPSSMEASPEMHPAARLSPQQAFPRTGGSGLSRKDSLTKAQLYGTLLN; encoded by the exons CGCGCTGCAGGAGCAGAAGGGCGAGCTGCGCAAGCGGCTGTCCTACACCACACACAAGCTCGAGAAGCTCGAGACCGAGTTCGACTCCACGCGCCACTACCTGGAGATCGAGCTGCGGCGCGCGCAGGAGGAGCTGGAGAAGGTCACGGAGAAGCTGCGCAG GATTCAGAGCAACTACATGGCACTGCAGAGGATCAACCAGGAGCTGGAGGACAAGCTGTACCGCATG GGCCAGCACTATGAGGAGGAGAAGCGTGCGCTGAGCCACGAGATTGTTGCCCTCAACAGCCACCTGCTAGAAGCCAAGGTGACCATCGACAAGCTGTCAGAGGACAAC GAGCTCTATAGGAAGGACTGCAATCTAGCGGCCCAGCTGCTGCAGTGCAGCCAGACCTACGGCAGGGTCCACAAGGTGTCTGAG CTGCCCTCGGACTTCCAGGAGCGCGTGAGCCTGCACATGGAGAAGCACGGCTGCAGCCTGCCATCCCCGCTCTGCCACCCGACTTACGCCGACAGCGTCCCCACCTGCGTCATTGCCAAGGTGCTGGAGAAGCCAGACCCCGCCAGCCTGTCCTCTCGCCTGTCCGATGCCTCGGCCCGCGACCTGGCCTTCTGCGACGGGGTGGAGAAACCAGGCCCGCGGCCCCCCTACAAGGGAGACATCTACTGCAGTGACACAGCCCTCTACTGCCCAGAGGAGCGGCGGCGAGACCGGCGACCTAGCGTGGACGCGCCCGTGACCGACGTGGGCTTCCTGCGGGCCCAGAACTCCACTGACAGcgcggcggaggaggaggaggaggccgaggcggcggccTTCCCGGCGGGCTTCCAGCACGAGGCCTTCCCCAGCTACGCGGGCTCACTGCCCACGTCCAGCTCCTACTCCAGCTTCAGCGCCACGTCGGAGGAGAAGGAGCACGCGCAGGCCAGCACGCTGACCGCGTCGCAGCAGGCGATCTACCTGAACAGCCGCGACGAGCTCTTCGACCGCAAGCCACCTGCCGCCACCTACGAGGGCAGCCCTCGCTTTGCCAAGGCCACTGCCGCGGTGGCGGCCCCGCTGGAGGCCGAAGTGGCCCCAGGCTTCGGGCGGACCATGTCACCGTACCCGGCCGAGACCTTCCGCTTCCCGGCCTCTCCGGGTCCCCAGCAGGCCCTGATGCCCCCAAACCTGTGGAGCCTGCGGGCCAAGCCGGGGACCGCCCGGCTCCCCGGGGAGGACATGAGGGGCCAGTGGCGTCCCCTGAGCGTGGAGGACATCGGCGCCTACTCCTACCCCGTGAGCGCTGCCGGCCGCGCCTCCCCCTGCAGCTTCTCTGAACGCTACTACGGCGGGGCCGGGGGCAGCCCGGGCAAGAAGGCCGACGGCCGCGCCAGCCCGCTCTACGCCAGCTACAAGGCCGACAGCTTCTCCGAGGGGGACGACCTCTCCCAGGGCCACCTGGCAGAGCCCTGCTTCCTGCGGGCGGGCGGCGACCTGAGCCTCAGCCCCGGCCGCTCGGCTGACCCACTGCCCGGTTACGCACCCAGCGAGGGGGGGGACGGGGACAGGCTCGGGGTGCAGCTGTGTGGGGCCGCCAGCAGCCCTGAGCCCGAGCAGGGTTCCAGGGACTCCTTGGAGCCAAGCTCCATGGAGGCCTCCCCGGAAATGCATCCtgccgcccgcctcagcccccagcAGGCCTTTCCGCGGACTGGTGGCTCGGGGCTGAGCCGCAAGGACAGCCTCACCAAGGCCCAGCTCTACGGAACCTTGCTCAACTGA
- the BEGAIN gene encoding brain-enriched guanylate kinase-associated protein isoform X15, which translates to MGSHQSSQASAADMEKLSALQEQKGELRKRLSYTTHKLEKLETEFDSTRHYLEIELRRAQEELEKVTEKLRRIQSNYMALQRINQELEDKLYRMGQHYEEEKRALSHEIVALNSHLLEAKVTIDKLSEDNERVSLHMEKHGCSLPSPLCHPTYADSVPTCVIAKVLEKPDPASLSSRLSDASARDLAFCDGVEKPGPRPPYKGDIYCSDTALYCPEERRRDRRPSVDAPVTDVGFLRAQNSTDSAAEEEEEAEAAAFPAGFQHEAFPSYAGSLPTSSSYSSFSATSEEKEHAQASTLTASQQAIYLNSRDELFDRKPPAATYEGSPRFAKATAAVAAPLEAEVAPGFGRTMSPYPAETFRFPASPGPQQALMPPNLWSLRAKPGTARLPGEDMRGQWRPLSVEDIGAYSYPVSAAGRASPCSFSERYYGGAGGSPGKKADGRASPLYASYKADSFSEGDDLSQGHLAEPCFLRAGGDLSLSPGRSADPLPGYAPSEGGDGDRLGVQLCGAASSPEPEQGSRDSLEPSSMEASPEMHPAARLSPQQAFPRTGGSGLSRKDSLTKAQLYGTLLN; encoded by the exons CGCGCTGCAGGAGCAGAAGGGCGAGCTGCGCAAGCGGCTGTCCTACACCACACACAAGCTCGAGAAGCTCGAGACCGAGTTCGACTCCACGCGCCACTACCTGGAGATCGAGCTGCGGCGCGCGCAGGAGGAGCTGGAGAAGGTCACGGAGAAGCTGCGCAG GATTCAGAGCAACTACATGGCACTGCAGAGGATCAACCAGGAGCTGGAGGACAAGCTGTACCGCATG GGCCAGCACTATGAGGAGGAGAAGCGTGCGCTGAGCCACGAGATTGTTGCCCTCAACAGCCACCTGCTAGAAGCCAAGGTGACCATCGACAAGCTGTCAGAGGACAAC GAGCGCGTGAGCCTGCACATGGAGAAGCACGGCTGCAGCCTGCCATCCCCGCTCTGCCACCCGACTTACGCCGACAGCGTCCCCACCTGCGTCATTGCCAAGGTGCTGGAGAAGCCAGACCCCGCCAGCCTGTCCTCTCGCCTGTCCGATGCCTCGGCCCGCGACCTGGCCTTCTGCGACGGGGTGGAGAAACCAGGCCCGCGGCCCCCCTACAAGGGAGACATCTACTGCAGTGACACAGCCCTCTACTGCCCAGAGGAGCGGCGGCGAGACCGGCGACCTAGCGTGGACGCGCCCGTGACCGACGTGGGCTTCCTGCGGGCCCAGAACTCCACTGACAGcgcggcggaggaggaggaggaggccgaggcggcggccTTCCCGGCGGGCTTCCAGCACGAGGCCTTCCCCAGCTACGCGGGCTCACTGCCCACGTCCAGCTCCTACTCCAGCTTCAGCGCCACGTCGGAGGAGAAGGAGCACGCGCAGGCCAGCACGCTGACCGCGTCGCAGCAGGCGATCTACCTGAACAGCCGCGACGAGCTCTTCGACCGCAAGCCACCTGCCGCCACCTACGAGGGCAGCCCTCGCTTTGCCAAGGCCACTGCCGCGGTGGCGGCCCCGCTGGAGGCCGAAGTGGCCCCAGGCTTCGGGCGGACCATGTCACCGTACCCGGCCGAGACCTTCCGCTTCCCGGCCTCTCCGGGTCCCCAGCAGGCCCTGATGCCCCCAAACCTGTGGAGCCTGCGGGCCAAGCCGGGGACCGCCCGGCTCCCCGGGGAGGACATGAGGGGCCAGTGGCGTCCCCTGAGCGTGGAGGACATCGGCGCCTACTCCTACCCCGTGAGCGCTGCCGGCCGCGCCTCCCCCTGCAGCTTCTCTGAACGCTACTACGGCGGGGCCGGGGGCAGCCCGGGCAAGAAGGCCGACGGCCGCGCCAGCCCGCTCTACGCCAGCTACAAGGCCGACAGCTTCTCCGAGGGGGACGACCTCTCCCAGGGCCACCTGGCAGAGCCCTGCTTCCTGCGGGCGGGCGGCGACCTGAGCCTCAGCCCCGGCCGCTCGGCTGACCCACTGCCCGGTTACGCACCCAGCGAGGGGGGGGACGGGGACAGGCTCGGGGTGCAGCTGTGTGGGGCCGCCAGCAGCCCTGAGCCCGAGCAGGGTTCCAGGGACTCCTTGGAGCCAAGCTCCATGGAGGCCTCCCCGGAAATGCATCCtgccgcccgcctcagcccccagcAGGCCTTTCCGCGGACTGGTGGCTCGGGGCTGAGCCGCAAGGACAGCCTCACCAAGGCCCAGCTCTACGGAACCTTGCTCAACTGA